CCAGGAGGGCGTCGCCGAGGACCAGGGCGTTGTTCAGCTCGCCGTTTGGCCCGGCAAGCAGGAAGCGGAGATGGAGCGGGCCGGCAGAGGCAGGCCCCTGGTTCGTGACGGTTGCGGCGACCTGGAAGGTTCCCCCCCAGGTCAAGGTCGCGCCGGGGGTCAAGAGGGTCGAGGCGGCGAGATCGGGGCGGGCGAGGTTGGGGTCGACCGGGTCGGCGTCGGAGGCGGGGGTGATGGTCAGCACCTCCCAGTCGATCCCTCGTCCCTGGGGGGCCTGGGGAGCGAAGACCGGGTGGACGTCGTAACCCGCATCGGCAACGACCCGAGCGATGAAACCGCCAGCCTCGGGGAAGTCCTTGGGAGGGCCATCGGGCAGGCGGACGTAGCCGGAAACCTTTGCGCTGGAATAGGGTTGCAGCTCCCGGACCTCCAGATCACCCACCAGGGTCACATCCTGGCCGGTTCCGGCGGGGATGTTCGGCGGGGTCAGGACGACCCGGGCGACCGAGGCCGGGGCCCGTCCCGGGTGGGTGTTCTCGATCCGAGCGGTGACCTGGACCAGCTCGCCCCAGTTGGGCGAAGGGTTCTCGAACTCGACCGAGCGGACCTCCAGGTGGGCCGACGCCTGGGGGACGATTCGGACCACGGCGGAGTCGATGTTCAGACCGCGATCGACATTGTTGGCCTGATTGACCTCGGCCACGGCGTTGCCGGCGTCCACGACCAGACCGATATGAACGGCGTCGTCGCTGCTCATGCCGGGCACGGCGACCGGAGGCAGGTCGAGCGTCTCCTGGAATTCGACCTCGTCGCCCGCCTTCACGCCGTCGAACTCGACCGAGCCGATCCGAACCGCGCCGGTCGAGCGATCGGGAGCGGCCGAGACATAAACATCAACCTTGAAGGGAGATGCGGCATCGACGTTCCCCTCGTTGCGAAGGGTGCCGCTGATGTTGATCGACTCTCCCCAGTCTCCGGTCGAATCGGAGCGGAAGGAGACGGCGACGAGGTCGGGGCCTCGGGCTCCGGCCAGGGCGGACCCGAAATTTGCAGCCAGGAGTTGGCGGCCTTCCAGCGGTTCGAACCGCAGGATGCTCGGGCCTCGCGAGCCGCTGCGTCGCCCCTTGGCGTCTCGACGGTCGTGCGTCGCCATGGTCGTCTCCTCCGTGAGTCTCGGCCGGATCGTCATCCGTGTTGATCCGAGCCACCCCCGCGACATCCTTT
The nucleotide sequence above comes from Tautonia marina. Encoded proteins:
- a CDS encoding CARDB domain-containing protein, with protein sequence MATHDRRDAKGRRSGSRGPSILRFEPLEGRQLLAANFGSALAGARGPDLVAVSFRSDSTGDWGESINISGTLRNEGNVDAASPFKVDVYVSAAPDRSTGAVRIGSVEFDGVKAGDEVEFQETLDLPPVAVPGMSSDDAVHIGLVVDAGNAVAEVNQANNVDRGLNIDSAVVRIVPQASAHLEVRSVEFENPSPNWGELVQVTARIENTHPGRAPASVARVVLTPPNIPAGTGQDVTLVGDLEVRELQPYSSAKVSGYVRLPDGPPKDFPEAGGFIARVVADAGYDVHPVFAPQAPQGRGIDWEVLTITPASDADPVDPNLARPDLAASTLLTPGATLTWGGTFQVAATVTNQGPASAGPLHLRFLLAGPNGELNNALVLGDALLENGLAAGASQTVNQTLKLPGKLPFNIPLGDGIGRLVVQVDPENLVDESSISNNFALSVPMTLKLPVPEA